Proteins from a genomic interval of Fluviispira vulneris:
- the trhO gene encoding oxygen-dependent tRNA uridine(34) hydroxylase TrhO: protein MNQTSPSASHPYVNIAYYKFVQIENPSALRETLLKFCNNLHIKGTIILAHEGINSCLVGSDNAIQKYIDYMHADPRFSDVEFKKSYSDHIPFRRMIIKVKKEIIPMGMDSIKPAHFTGKYVDSLELKKWLDSGEELVILDTRNDYEVDLGTFRGAIDPRLKQFREFPQWIKDNFSQHKNKKVVTFCTGGIRCEKATAFMRQEGFEEVYQLQGGILKYFEETANKTPNEDNYYDGDCFVFDYRVAVDKKLNETKYEICYGCWSPLKPEDLSSDKFKKDLYCPHCHDKYFAREAKRSEIMRKNNMQALLVRQERAKEVRSKWEKENNCQNNNNL from the coding sequence ATGAATCAAACAAGCCCATCCGCTTCACATCCTTATGTTAACATCGCTTATTATAAATTCGTTCAGATCGAAAATCCAAGTGCACTACGTGAAACTCTTTTAAAATTTTGTAATAATTTGCATATTAAAGGAACAATCATTCTTGCGCATGAAGGAATCAATTCTTGTTTAGTAGGTAGCGATAATGCAATTCAAAAATATATCGATTATATGCATGCCGATCCACGCTTTTCAGATGTTGAATTTAAAAAAAGTTATAGCGATCATATTCCATTTCGCCGCATGATTATTAAAGTAAAAAAAGAAATTATACCTATGGGTATGGACTCTATTAAACCAGCACATTTTACTGGTAAATATGTCGATTCCCTCGAGCTTAAAAAATGGCTCGATTCCGGTGAAGAACTTGTCATTTTAGACACACGCAATGATTATGAAGTTGACCTTGGAACTTTTCGTGGAGCGATTGATCCCCGCTTGAAACAATTCCGTGAATTTCCACAATGGATAAAAGACAATTTTTCTCAACATAAAAATAAAAAAGTTGTTACATTCTGTACAGGTGGTATCCGCTGTGAAAAAGCAACAGCATTTATGCGTCAAGAAGGTTTTGAGGAAGTTTATCAATTGCAAGGTGGTATTCTTAAATATTTTGAAGAAACTGCTAATAAAACTCCAAATGAAGACAATTATTATGACGGTGATTGTTTCGTTTTTGACTACAGAGTCGCTGTTGATAAAAAACTTAACGAAACAAAATATGAAATCTGTTACGGCTGCTGGTCGCCCTTGAAACCAGAAGATCTCAGCAGTGATAAATTTAAAAAAGATCTTTATTGCCCACATTGCCATGATAAATATTTTGCCCGCGAAGCTAAACGATCAGAAATAATGCGCAAAAATAATATGCAAGCTTTGCTTGTTCGCCAGGAACGCGCTAAAGAAGTACGCTCTAAATGGGAAAAAGAAAACAACTGTCAGAACAATAATAATCTTTAA
- a CDS encoding alpha/beta fold hydrolase, producing MEIKNVFNFYSRYGKICYYDNKLNKDILLFIHGLSVCKEVFYKQIELLNNDFRIIAIDLLGHGGSENATHDLDYAYTVQGYSDCIIEFLSILGAQGVTVYGWSMGGSIAIELLERYSGIKKIYIDSCTPVSYIQGNMRKAYLFNKVARLIIKKFYTYDEAIDCLKKGGIVPNHTHSFQKIEPVIEGFLRANGNMREISFASLMEMKGVSPKECVEKQREKVKILVGAKDPRINIKYLKKHFADITEIYPKSGHAIFWDNPNILQKLLEQN from the coding sequence ATGGAAATTAAAAATGTATTTAATTTTTATTCACGCTACGGGAAAATTTGTTACTATGATAATAAATTAAATAAAGATATCTTACTGTTTATTCATGGTCTTTCTGTCTGTAAAGAAGTATTTTATAAGCAAATAGAGCTTTTAAATAATGATTTTAGAATTATTGCGATTGACTTATTGGGACATGGGGGCAGTGAAAATGCAACGCATGATTTAGATTATGCGTATACTGTGCAAGGTTACAGCGATTGTATTATAGAGTTTTTATCTATATTAGGTGCACAGGGGGTGACTGTCTACGGTTGGTCAATGGGAGGATCCATAGCAATAGAATTGCTTGAGCGTTATTCTGGTATTAAAAAAATATATATCGATAGTTGCACACCTGTTTCGTATATACAAGGTAACATGCGCAAAGCATATCTATTTAACAAAGTAGCACGTCTTATAATTAAAAAATTTTACACTTATGACGAGGCAATTGATTGTTTAAAAAAAGGTGGAATTGTACCCAATCATACACATAGTTTTCAAAAAATTGAACCCGTGATTGAAGGATTTTTACGTGCGAATGGTAATATGCGGGAAATCAGTTTTGCATCTTTAATGGAAATGAAAGGAGTTAGCCCCAAAGAATGTGTTGAAAAACAGCGTGAAAAAGTAAAAATATTGGTTGGTGCAAAAGATCCTAGGATAAATATAAAATATTTAAAAAAACACTTTGCAGATATCACAGAGATTTATCCCAAATCTGGCCATGCCATTTTTTGGGATAATCCCAATATTCTTCAAAAATTACTTGAGCAAAATTAA
- a CDS encoding MFS transporter: protein MILERFKIEKYFIVFLVLFEFTVYLSNDMIMPGMLQVTQEFNELSANIPLALTAFLLGGASIQLILGPLSDSFGRRNLMVFGAGFFLFSSICLYFSSSFSEFIFFRFLQGMGTCFIGVLGYVTVQELFSEKEAVVTISLMANVALIAPLLGPLLGGAYLEFFAWRGIFLITSVLSLISFIGLYFFMPETAHFQFIKIKKFTKKADLSMLPNLNILNIFKTMKNILKNKTFLSGCCLAGLNGVPILSWIALSPNILMEKLELSSALYGFCQVPVFGGIILGTLCVSKLLNRFSLQEMVQKGSIFIFISILIMGISSIIFKDNLFILILPMSLYGIGLGAYNSSLYRLILYSTNQAKGTVASLFSIVTALFFAAGTKIVSLIDTTHQIVGFALFCSVCTILALPFLFLFLKKSERKDYETVSK, encoded by the coding sequence ATGATTTTAGAACGTTTTAAAATTGAAAAATATTTTATAGTATTTTTAGTGCTTTTTGAATTCACGGTTTATCTTTCCAATGATATGATTATGCCAGGAATGCTGCAAGTGACTCAAGAATTCAATGAGTTATCTGCAAATATTCCTCTTGCTCTCACTGCATTTTTACTTGGAGGGGCAAGTATTCAACTTATTTTAGGACCTCTCTCTGATAGCTTTGGTCGACGAAACCTGATGGTCTTTGGCGCAGGCTTTTTCCTTTTTAGTTCCATATGTCTATATTTCTCTAGCAGTTTTTCAGAATTTATTTTCTTTCGTTTTTTGCAAGGGATGGGCACATGTTTTATCGGTGTGCTCGGTTACGTAACAGTACAGGAATTATTTTCTGAAAAAGAAGCGGTTGTAACCATTTCTCTTATGGCAAATGTGGCTCTCATTGCTCCTTTATTAGGACCTTTACTGGGTGGCGCATATCTGGAATTTTTTGCTTGGCGGGGAATTTTTTTAATCACTTCTGTTCTGTCTTTAATAAGCTTTATTGGACTGTATTTCTTTATGCCAGAAACTGCGCACTTTCAATTCATAAAAATTAAGAAATTTACTAAAAAAGCTGACCTAAGCATGCTACCTAATTTAAATATTTTGAATATTTTTAAAACGATGAAAAATATCTTAAAAAATAAAACTTTTCTTTCTGGCTGCTGTTTAGCTGGTTTAAACGGTGTTCCTATTTTATCGTGGATAGCACTCTCCCCAAATATATTAATGGAAAAATTGGAACTTTCATCTGCTCTCTATGGCTTTTGTCAAGTGCCTGTATTTGGAGGCATCATTTTAGGTACACTTTGTGTTTCCAAATTATTAAATAGATTTTCTCTACAGGAAATGGTACAAAAAGGGTCAATTTTTATATTTATTTCTATTCTTATAATGGGAATATCAAGCATAATCTTTAAAGACAATCTCTTCATATTAATTCTGCCAATGAGCTTATATGGTATTGGATTAGGTGCATACAATTCTTCACTATATCGCTTAATACTATATTCAACCAATCAAGCTAAAGGTACTGTTGCATCTTTATTTAGTATCGTAACAGCTCTCTTTTTTGCAGCTGGGACAAAAATTGTTTCCCTAATTGATACAACGCATCAAATTGTTGGCTTTGCATTATTTTGTTCTGTTTGCACTATACTCGCTTTACCTTTTTTGTTTCTTTTTTTAAAAAAATCGGAAAGGAAAGACTATGAAACGGTTTCTAAATAA
- a CDS encoding SDR family NAD(P)-dependent oxidoreductase, protein MKRFLNKNILITGSANGIGKATALRIATEGGNLALIDNNSEKLKELCNELSFFPIKFVSAVCDISDYNLVKICIDKLAEELGGLNGLSHNAGILRVYKTLEMNLNQWNELISINLTGTFNVNKHALPWLLKNKTSYLVNTSSSASEQPHPWLAAYAATKGAIKSFTRSLFIEYFQHGLHANCVLPGGITTDLANSFSFPEGVNKELIKTLDPLGQKIYAEPAKAASVIAMLLSEDAEHINGTEIAIDGGKV, encoded by the coding sequence ATGAAACGGTTTCTAAATAAAAATATTCTTATTACGGGTTCAGCAAACGGAATTGGCAAAGCAACAGCATTGCGAATTGCAACCGAAGGAGGAAACCTAGCTTTAATCGATAATAATTCTGAAAAACTTAAAGAATTATGCAATGAACTTAGCTTTTTTCCGATTAAATTTGTTTCTGCGGTCTGTGATATTTCTGATTATAATTTAGTAAAAATTTGCATTGATAAATTAGCAGAAGAACTTGGTGGATTAAATGGATTGAGTCACAATGCAGGAATATTACGTGTTTATAAAACTCTTGAAATGAATTTAAATCAATGGAATGAATTGATCTCAATTAACTTAACAGGCACTTTTAACGTTAATAAACACGCATTGCCTTGGCTTTTAAAAAACAAGACAAGTTATTTAGTAAACACGTCTTCATCTGCAAGTGAACAGCCACATCCTTGGCTTGCTGCTTATGCAGCAACAAAAGGAGCAATAAAATCGTTCACTCGTTCTTTATTTATTGAATATTTTCAACATGGTTTGCATGCAAATTGCGTTCTTCCCGGAGGCATCACCACCGACCTTGCAAATTCTTTTTCCTTTCCTGAAGGAGTGAATAAGGAATTAATTAAGACTTTAGACCCACTTGGACAAAAAATCTATGCAGAACCAGCAAAAGCAGCCAGCGTCATTGCGATGCTTTTATCCGAAGATGCAGAACATATAAATGGGACTGAAATTGCAATTGATGGTGGAAAAGTTTAA
- a CDS encoding alpha/beta fold hydrolase, with amino-acid sequence METFCSFFQGKNGKIHYFDNKINKKILLFIHGLSVCKEVFYQQVELLKNDYRIIAVDLLGHGASENALYAEAAYSSSGFADSIIELLCYLKVQNITIYGWSLGGAIAIDILERFPETKKIIIDGYPPVSYITKNFESAYKYHETTHLIAQRDLSEIESIEYAKKGGIIANENHSNERVDKIVKAVLRSNGEMKEIWFNSLLKFSGISPKECVERHRDKVTLLIGEKDPGINLNYIKDHFKDITVFYPDAGHAVFWEKPYEIRKYL; translated from the coding sequence ATGGAAACTTTTTGTTCTTTTTTTCAAGGCAAAAATGGAAAAATTCATTATTTCGACAATAAAATAAATAAAAAAATTCTTCTTTTTATTCATGGCCTCTCTGTCTGTAAAGAAGTTTTCTATCAACAGGTTGAATTGTTAAAAAATGATTATCGCATAATAGCAGTCGATCTTCTTGGACATGGTGCTAGTGAAAATGCTTTATATGCTGAAGCGGCATATTCTAGTTCAGGCTTTGCAGATTCTATTATCGAATTGTTATGTTATTTAAAAGTGCAAAATATTACGATATATGGCTGGTCTTTGGGGGGAGCTATTGCAATTGATATACTTGAGCGATTTCCTGAGACGAAAAAAATAATCATTGACGGTTACCCTCCAGTTTCCTACATAACTAAGAATTTTGAGAGCGCATACAAATACCATGAAACTACTCATTTAATCGCGCAAAGGGATCTCAGTGAAATTGAGTCTATAGAATATGCTAAAAAAGGTGGAATAATCGCCAATGAAAATCACTCAAACGAAAGGGTTGATAAAATAGTTAAAGCTGTTTTACGTAGCAATGGAGAAATGAAAGAGATTTGGTTTAATTCTTTATTAAAATTTTCTGGCATAAGCCCAAAAGAGTGTGTTGAGAGACACAGAGATAAAGTAACACTTTTAATTGGAGAAAAAGATCCAGGAATAAATTTGAATTATATCAAGGATCATTTTAAAGATATTACTGTATTTTATCCCGATGCAGGGCATGCTGTCTTTTGGGAAAAGCCTTATGAAATTCGGAAATATCTTTAA
- a CDS encoding NAD(P)-binding protein, giving the protein MSSKLESNNSQYDIAIVGGGLTGILLALRLSRESHKEHGKIVLIEQQPQLGGRNFFSSPLNFSGKSCEEINQEILLHSSQCQNLSGPGFEIMNVESLNAMLRHILSHLTEDEKNQCEEFMNRLEDSEIDRRNRCFFVKKDFVSDAQLLTGSSEILTKREAELLRSFAFDFYSPNQDTHEDNIDRNNTPFEKSSQWNELTKSSKETLGSIFSSIVGPEWEKSSFIQVCKTLWIFFNNYKDPLPKSFKRKMGLELFIEKILRARGIEVRTLCEVLRVHHNKETNFNIILADEVNPIHKTIQADKLIFAIPLVQCLGIIAKEEFSPEQSRFVSKVRPLSLVVSEISDFLSVRSENWPENVGACDRLLFPVERVQGFLTCDGRLLFSTQLDYEDSLQAPAVREAVARLRRAAARVLKAEVSEEIKKGARIPQNKISERIVLVPVAQSIPNNIPANIEVKETKMGIKGLYCCGDSFPTLADEPWKRVVASVHDVMLRLNGNGA; this is encoded by the coding sequence ATGTCAAGCAAACTAGAAAGTAACAACTCTCAATACGATATTGCGATTGTTGGTGGCGGTCTTACAGGAATATTGCTTGCACTTCGTCTTTCTAGAGAGAGTCATAAAGAGCACGGAAAAATCGTATTAATTGAGCAACAGCCTCAGCTTGGTGGTCGTAATTTTTTTTCTTCTCCCCTAAATTTTTCGGGAAAATCATGCGAAGAAATAAATCAGGAAATTTTATTGCATTCGAGCCAGTGCCAGAATTTAAGTGGTCCTGGATTTGAAATTATGAATGTAGAATCTTTAAATGCGATGTTGAGACATATTTTGTCGCATTTAACAGAAGATGAGAAAAACCAATGTGAAGAATTTATGAATCGATTGGAAGATAGCGAAATAGATAGAAGAAATCGCTGTTTTTTTGTTAAAAAAGATTTTGTAAGTGACGCACAATTGCTCACTGGTTCTTCGGAAATATTAACAAAAAGAGAAGCGGAATTACTCCGTTCGTTTGCATTTGATTTTTATTCTCCAAATCAGGATACCCACGAAGATAATATAGACAGAAATAACACACCCTTTGAAAAATCCTCTCAATGGAATGAACTTACGAAAAGCAGTAAAGAAACGTTGGGTTCAATTTTTTCATCTATCGTTGGACCAGAGTGGGAAAAATCATCATTTATTCAAGTTTGTAAAACTTTATGGATATTTTTTAATAATTATAAGGATCCTTTACCAAAATCTTTTAAGCGAAAAATGGGGCTTGAATTATTTATTGAAAAAATTCTCCGTGCACGCGGAATTGAAGTGCGGACACTCTGTGAAGTTCTACGAGTTCATCACAATAAAGAAACAAATTTTAATATAATTTTAGCAGATGAAGTCAATCCAATTCACAAAACAATTCAAGCAGACAAACTTATTTTTGCTATCCCGCTCGTTCAGTGTTTAGGAATTATTGCAAAAGAAGAATTTTCTCCAGAACAGTCTCGTTTTGTATCAAAGGTGCGTCCGCTTTCTTTGGTGGTCTCAGAGATATCTGACTTTCTCTCTGTGCGGTCCGAAAATTGGCCTGAGAATGTCGGTGCTTGCGATAGACTGCTTTTTCCCGTAGAACGTGTGCAAGGGTTTTTAACGTGTGATGGACGTCTCCTTTTTTCGACTCAGCTTGATTATGAAGATTCTCTGCAAGCTCCTGCTGTTCGTGAAGCGGTTGCGCGACTGCGCAGAGCAGCAGCGCGTGTGCTGAAAGCGGAAGTTTCAGAAGAGATAAAAAAAGGTGCACGTATACCACAAAATAAAATATCGGAACGAATTGTCTTAGTGCCTGTTGCTCAATCAATTCCGAATAATATTCCTGCAAATATTGAAGTTAAAGAAACAAAAATGGGAATCAAAGGTCTCTACTGCTGTGGTGACAGTTTTCCAACCTTAGCGGATGAACCTTGGAAACGGGTTGTAGCCAGTGTGCATGATGTCATGCTGCGTTTAAATGGGAATGGGGCTTAA
- the rsgA gene encoding ribosome small subunit-dependent GTPase A, giving the protein MARGKNYINQDERRDHFQKIEKIKKEKRSVRGRNEDDWIIDNPDQDKTKIAIKEQIKSLIKNGMRRGRVIEVQKRNIFIAEENEKGMPETENLWLCSVAKRHFQRAHKERNFVVVGDRILFEPDIGIEYDQDGQPLDSDLPRGVVQHAFMRTSKISRKDPMHPEWEHVMLANIDLVVIVASVLNPEVRWGLVDRFLVQAELENIPVVIVLNKVDLLTNTSLANKEFLEIYKRRVEIYRNIGYEVVEICALKPKKTPEAVKQLRKLFKGKLVGFAGHSGVGKSSVLNLMRPEFEQIVDDNPEIFYKGRHTTTYNSLLQLDIGAYAIDTPGIRSFNISQYDAITLSHCFPEFRPYKCKYRECSHDHEPNCGVKNALEEAKISYERYRSYLGILKGLSFREGEGDSTDASMIADLKAREQKRDEEQLHNINQENIAEERLQEIIKIKEEE; this is encoded by the coding sequence GTGGCTCGTGGTAAAAATTATATCAATCAAGATGAGCGACGTGATCATTTTCAAAAGATTGAAAAAATAAAAAAAGAAAAAAGATCCGTACGTGGCCGTAATGAAGATGATTGGATTATTGATAATCCTGATCAAGATAAAACAAAAATTGCAATCAAAGAACAGATAAAAAGCTTAATAAAAAATGGTATGCGCCGTGGGCGTGTGATTGAAGTGCAAAAAAGAAATATTTTTATTGCAGAAGAAAATGAAAAAGGAATGCCTGAAACAGAAAATTTATGGCTCTGTTCGGTGGCAAAAAGACACTTCCAGCGAGCTCACAAGGAAAGAAATTTTGTAGTGGTTGGTGATAGGATATTATTTGAACCAGATATCGGTATTGAATATGACCAAGATGGGCAACCACTTGATTCTGATTTGCCTCGGGGTGTTGTGCAACATGCCTTTATGCGCACGAGCAAAATATCTCGCAAAGATCCTATGCATCCTGAATGGGAACACGTTATGCTTGCCAATATTGATCTCGTTGTCATCGTTGCTTCTGTGCTGAATCCAGAAGTACGTTGGGGTCTGGTCGATCGTTTTTTGGTGCAAGCAGAGCTTGAGAATATTCCAGTTGTAATAGTCCTAAATAAAGTAGATCTTTTAACAAATACAAGTTTGGCAAATAAAGAATTTCTTGAAATCTATAAAAGAAGAGTCGAAATTTATCGTAACATTGGCTATGAAGTAGTTGAAATATGTGCATTAAAACCGAAAAAAACCCCTGAAGCAGTTAAACAATTACGTAAATTGTTTAAAGGGAAGCTTGTTGGTTTTGCTGGACACTCTGGGGTTGGCAAAAGCAGTGTGCTCAATCTCATGCGTCCTGAATTCGAACAAATAGTCGATGACAATCCCGAAATATTTTATAAAGGACGGCATACGACAACTTATAACAGCTTATTGCAGCTCGATATCGGTGCATATGCAATTGACACCCCTGGAATTCGTTCTTTTAATATCAGTCAATACGATGCCATTACTTTAAGCCATTGTTTTCCAGAATTCCGTCCTTATAAGTGCAAATATAGAGAGTGCTCGCATGATCATGAACCCAACTGTGGAGTGAAAAATGCATTGGAAGAAGCTAAAATCTCATATGAACGTTACCGCAGTTACCTTGGTATTTTAAAAGGATTGAGTTTCCGTGAAGGAGAAGGTGATTCAACCGATGCAAGTATGATAGCAGACCTCAAAGCTCGAGAACAAAAAAGAGATGAAGAGCAATTGCATAATATAAATCAAGAAAATATAGCGGAAGAACGGCTTCAAGAAATTATTAAAATAAAAGAAGAAGAATAA